From Pan troglodytes isolate AG18354 chromosome 1, NHGRI_mPanTro3-v2.0_pri, whole genome shotgun sequence:
CTCAGGACACAGGTCATGGAGGTTCTTCCCAAGCTGGCAGAGGCCATTTGTGGAAAGTGGAGAGCTTCGTGGTGGCCATCTGCCAACTCCAGCATCTCTGGAAAATCTCCACGCTGAATGTGATTTTTGAAAACAGCTTATGTAATTAAAGGTTGAATGGCACATCATAATTCCAGCATTCGGTTGTGCAGCTGTGTGTATACATGAGCGTGGGGGAGTAAAATACTTTACCATGTTGCACTCTGAGAGGAAAATGGAGACTATGAACTAGTTTATTAATCTTTGGATTTCCTCCCTGTTTCCCCACCTGAGCCCCAAATCCATAGTGACTGGAAATCAGTGGTTTTgggcttactcaggaggctgcttGCGGCAGTTGCTGGCCAGAACACCCGACGGGGTTGTTTCTGAGCTTTGCCTCTGTGACTGGGGCTATTGCACAAGCTCCCCTGAGGACACACTTGCTGCTTTGGGCCTCGGTGGCCCGGCCTCTCCCTGGCGCTCCCAGGCCCGGGAGCGCTCACCTGTCGGTTCCCCGGGCTCTGCGGGCAGGCGCTGGCTGATTCCCGGCTGCGGGGACACCTGTGCGCTCCTGCATTTAGGGCTCCTTTGCTCTGGTTTCATCACGCAGGATGTCACATTTTGTGCATATTATTCTCTAGCTCTACTACTTTTCATTGTAAACAAACAATCATTTTCTAACCTGCCGTCGTGGCAGGCAGAGTGCAGACCGACCCTTCCCGGCAGGTGGGGGCTGAGAGCCAAGAGCGCTGGAACCGCTAGTGTGGCCTGACAGCTTCCTCCAGCTCCTTGGTTTATTTGCAAACTGGACTTCCAGCACCAGGCCCCCTGCGACCCCCTCCTGCCTTAGTCCCATGGGATAGGGTAGTTCAAGATTTTGAATTCATGGTTTGGCACACACCGGCAAGTCTGAAAACCTGCGGGACAGAGTGGGGCGGAGGCGTGGGCCCCCTAccctctgccccctgccccctcgGAAGCGCAGCCCTCTTCCAGGGGTTGGGACGAGCTAGCGCGGGGACCCGGGGCACCGGCAAGGACCCACCCGCTCCTGGGACCTGGCGCCGGCGGCGCCTCTCGCGGGGTGGCACCGCCCACTTCCGCCTTCCGCGGGCGCGCGCTGCGCAGTCTTCGTCACAGCGCGGAGGCCTTTTGTCCTCCCGCCCTCCCCGTAGTGGCCGTAACCCGAGTGACACGTTTCCTTGGGGGCGTGGAGGGGCGGGGTCGGGGTTGGAGTGGGCCGTCAGCACTTAAAGGGCCCGCCGCTCGGGCGTAGGAGGCGGTGCCTCTGGAGCAAGCGTGGGGCGCGGGAACCCGAGCAGGTTCGGGAGACGGAATGAAGGGCCGGGTGGGCTCGCGAGGGGCCGGGGAGTCCGCGGGGAGCGAGGGAGTTTCCGAGGGGCGGGTCGTGTTCCTGGCCCCGTCCCTCCAGGGCAGGCCCGCCCCCTTTGTCCCAGTTCCCCGCTGCCCGGGCTGGGGCGGCCGGGGTTCATTCATTCCCGGCCTGGGGACTCCTAGCTCGGCCTCGCTCCGCGCTACAGCCCAAAGCCCAGCCTGAGACCCAGCCGCCCTCGAGTGCCCACGGCCTagctccccttccctccagcAGACAGACTGGGAAAACCGAGTGGGCGACGGCTGAGCAAGGTCACTCCGCTGTCGGGGGCGCAGCCGGCCTCAGACCAGCTTTCGTGCTTCCCAGGGCCTCTCTGCGACCACTTTCGGGGTCCGCGCCAGGCGCGGGGCTGGGGCGGGGGCGGCTTCGGCGCGGCGGGCAGAGTCCAGCGGGGAGCGGTGGGGGAAGGGCGAGCCGCCTGGGGAGAGGGCCGGGCCGCGAGCCTGGCGATCCAGATTCCAGCCCGCTGTCGCCAGCTGTGGGACCGAAGGGCAACTGTTTCACCTCTCTGGCCCTAGTATCTGTATCTGTAAAGTGCCAGTGATAACACCTGTCTCACCGAGATGCTGGGGGAATTCAGGAAAATCATGCAAAAGTGCCTGGTACAGAGCCTGGCACGCAGAGGGCTCTTGGCCAAGTGGGTTGGAGCTGCGTGAGCCCAGAAGGGGATAGAGGCAGCGTGGAGGAAGGCGGCAGCGGGCCCGGTCGCTGGGAATGAAAGGCCTCAGTGTCTGGGGCTTCCTCCCCGTACTACCCGCAGAGTTTGTTCAGGGTGGAGGTGCGCACCTGGCCAAGTCCACGTCTACACGGCCCACCCAGAGTGGCCTAAGTTGGGCGGGATTCCTAACTCTGAGCCAGGAGTGACCGGGCTGGCCCTGGCATGGGCAGAGGCTGAGcgggggttggggtggggccCCCTCCAGGACCAACCACGGTGTGGTTGCCCCTGAGCTGGCCTCAGCCTGCCTGGCAAAGGACCTCACCCTTGAGGCCATGTGATCTATTTCCTGCTTCCTCCCAGCTGACCCTTGAGGGAAAGGGGGTGGGGGCCGCCTAGAGCAGGAGGTATTAGTCACTGCGCCCGGGAGCCAGTTTACACCTAGCGAAGGCGGAGGCATTGGACAAGCCTGGGTCTGAGCAGACAGAACCCCTTCCTGGGACCCTGGAGTCCCAATCGTGCTGCCATTTTCCTTCTGCCCAGGACTCTCCAGTCCTCAGTCACCTTGGACAAAGAAGTGTGGATCCTCAGATTCCATCTTTTCCAACTCCAAGGCAAGTGGAACTAGAAAATAAGGTGCCTGTGTGTCAGGTCTCCCCAGCTCTGCTGTGGCGGGCCCTTAAGATCACCTCACTGAACCCTCACGCTGCCTCATGAAGTTTATACAATTATTAGCTTTGTTTTACAGAGatagaaactgaggccaagaggcTAATTAATTTCCAAAGCCTAAGGCCAGAAAGTGATGGTATCCAGACTTGCCCCAGGGCTGACTTCTGAGCCAGTCTGGTACCTAGGGCACACTGCCGCCTCCTTCCAAAGCGAGCTTAGGGGGCAGGATTCCAGTGGGAAGGAAGTTCTGAGCAGGCAGCCTCAGCCACCTCTGAGACTCTGTATCctgggccaggtgccatggcagAGAAGGTGCTGGTAACAGGTGGGGCTGGCTACATTGGCAGCCACACGGTGCTGGAGCTGCTGGAGGCTGGCTACTTGCCTGTGGTCATCGATAACTTCCATAATGCCTTCCGTGGTGAGCGGGGCAGTGGGGCTGGGGCTACTTGAGGGGATGGCAGAAGCAAAACCCTGGGTTCCACCTCCACCACCGGGCGGGGAATGTGTGTCTGGCTAGTCCCTGGGAACACAGCACCCCATGTCGTGATGATGTGGCCTACATGTACCCTACCAGGAGGGGGCTCCCTGCCTGAGAGCCTGCGGCGGGTCCAGGAGCTGACAGGCCGCTCTGTGGAGTTTGAGGAGATGGACATTTTGGACCAGGGAGCCCTACAGCGTCTCTTCAAAAAGGTGggtgcaggctgggcacggtggctcacgcctgtaattccagcactttggaaggccgaggtgaggagatcacttgagcccaggtgttcaagaccagcctgctcaacacggtgaaaccccatctctacagaaaaatacaaaaattagctgggcatggtagcgcatacctgtggtcccagctactcgggaggctggcatgggaagatggcttgagcctgggaggtggaggttgcggtgagctgagatggcaccactgcactccagcctggacaacagagtgagactgtcaaaaaaaaaaaaaaaggtgggtgcAGGCAGGCAGGCCGAGGGCATTGCCAAGGACTAAAACCAGTAGAGCAACCTCTGGCCATGTCGCCCCTGCAGCACAGCTTTATGGCGGTCATCCACTTTGCGGGGCTCAAGGCCGTGGGCGAGTCGGTGCAGAAGCCTCTGGATTATTACAGAGTTAACCTGACCGGGACCATCCAGCTTCTGGAGGTGAGAGGcatggggcagggcacagacactAGGAGGGTGTCCAGCTGGACCCCAGCCTGGCAGGCAGTGCCAAACACAGAGCCCAAGCTGTATCATCCTGGACTCATGTCTTTACCTCccagtctcagtttccccatctgtaaatgaGTGCTCATCACCTCAGCCCCATTCTCCTGTGGAGGAGTAACAGGGTGGGAGTGATGTGTGAGGCAGAGGCCACTGATGCCATCTCTCCACGGCCAGATCATGAAGGCCCACGGGGTGAAGAACCTGGTGTTCAGCAGCTCAGCCACTGTGTACGGGAACCCCCAGTACCTGCCCCTGGACGAGGCCCACCCCACGGGTGGTTGTACCAACCCTTACGGCAAGTCCAAGTTCTTCATCGAGGAAATGATCCGGGACCTGTGCCAGGCAGACAAGGTGAGGGCCCCCTTGACAGTGCCCTGGCTCCACTGATCGATGGACTCCTCAGGGCCCACCCTGAGCCCAAGGGTGGGATTCCGAACACCCCCACTAAGGAGGAAGCTAAGGCTCAGGCAGTTGCAGTGGAGGGCCCCATCCCCTGCTTGTTTCTAAAGATAATAAATAGacaactggccgggcgcagtggctcatacctgtaatctcagcactttgggaggcccaggtgggcagatcacctgaggtcaggagttcgagaccagcctggacaacatggtaaaacccccatctctactaaaaatacaaacattagccgggcatggtggtgtgtgcctgtggtcccagctattcgggaggctgaggcacaagaattgcttgaacctggaaggcagaggttgaagtgagccaaatcaggccactacactccagcctgggccatagtgagactccatctcaaaaaaaacagaataggCATTGGGGAGGGCTCTGGGTTCAGCTGGGACACGCTGCCTGTGCCTCTGGCCTCATCACCTGACCCACATCCCACAGACTTGGAACGCAGTGCTGCTGCGCTATTTCAACCCCACAGGTGCCCATGCCTCTGGCTGCATTGGTGAGGATCCCCAGGGCATACCCAACAACCTCATGCCTTATGTCTCCCAGGTAAGGCAAAAGGGAAGGGATAGAGGAGTGGCCCTGGGGTTAAAGCTGGTGCCTGGGATCTGGGACGAACTGACCTGATCTCCACCTCCAGGTGGCGATCGGGCGACGGGAGGCCCTGAATGTCTTTGGCAATGACTATGACACAGAGGATGGCACAGGTGAGCCTAGGACCAGGGGGACCTAGGAGTGGGAGCCAGGAAGGAGAGTCAGGGGGAACAGACTCCCCATCCAACACACTCCCTTCTCTGCAGGTGTCCGGGATTACATCCATGTCGTGGATCTGGCCAAGGGCCACATTGCAGCCTTAAGGAAGCTGAAAGAACAGTGTGGCTGCCGggtaggaagagaagggagaagtGAGGGAGGGGAGTGACCAGATCCAGGCAGAGCGGCCCAGAGGGGTGGTCAGTCCAGCCCGCTCCATAAACCCTGTTCTCCGCGGGCCAGATCTACAACCTGGGCACGGGCACAGGCTATTCAGTGCTGCAGATGGTCCAGGCTATGGAGAAGGCCTCTGGGAAGAAGGTAGgcccccccgccccacccacctcaccctacCCAGCTCTCAGCAACAGAGCAGCTTTGGCCCTTCCCACTCACCTCTCTGGAGGGTACCTGGCACTGCCCAGTCTCCTCAGCCTGCCTAGCACCCGGTGCCTGCGGGCGAGCCGCTGCTCTGCACTTCCGCTTCTTAAAGACCTGGCCAGCAGCTGGGCCAGGGCCGGCTCAGCTAAGCTCCAACTACCTCCTGTCTTGCAGATCCCGTACAAGGTGGTGGCACGGCGGGAAGGTGATGTGGCAGCCTGTTACGCCAACCCCAGCCTGGCCCAAGAGGAGCTGGGGTGGACAGCAGCCTTAGGGCTGGACAGGATGTGTGAGTGCTGGCCTGACCCCTGCAGTTAGGGGCCAGGGAGGGGCTAAATCAGATCTGGGCATGCCCACCCAGGGcgggctgtggggtgggggaggctctGCATTCCACCGTGGGCCCTGAGCACACACCTCGCCGTGTTGCAGGTGAGGATCTCTGGCGCTGGCAGAAGCAGAATCCTTCAGGCTTTGGCACGCAAGCCTGAGGACCCTCCCCTACCAAGGACCAGGAAAAGCAGCAGCTGCCTGCTCTCCAGCCTCTGGCAGGAACTCAGGGCCCTGGAGCTGCTGGGGCCAAGCCAAGGCCTCCCCTACCTCAAACCCCAGCTGGGCCCGCTCAGCCCACCAGGCATGAGGCCAAGGGCTCCACTGACCAGGAGGCCGAGGTCTCTAACTCTTATCTTCCACAGGGTCCAAGAGTTCATCAGGACCCCCAAGAGTGAGTGAGGGGGCAAGGCTCTGGCAcaaaacctcctcctcccaggcacTCATTTATATTGCTCTGAAAGAGCTTtccaaagtatttaaaaataaaaacaagttttctTACACTGGGGCAGGTTCTCACAGATGGTCACTATCCACCCCTGGAATAGAATCAGCCAGGCCTGAGCGTTGAGGAagcaatttctttaattttatcgGAATCCAGGACACAACAAGAAAAACACCCAAAAACCACATGGAGACAGAAGACGAGACACAACTCCTCCCCCACTGCCTCCCTGCTCTAGAGTGGGGACAAAGTGGGGGTGAGACAGCTGGGGGGAGACCTGAACCTCAGTCCAGCCCTACAGGCTCCAGGCCTGCAGGGAAGGAGGGTAACGGGGAGGCAGGGCCCAGCCCCCCAGTGTGGGGAAACAGCTGAGGGAAAGCCCCCCTCAAAAGGCTCCACCTCCTCACCAGCACTCCTGCCCAGGGACAGGGAGCCCACAGCAGCAAGGGGACCCCGGGGCCATGGCCACATTCATGACTGAGAAGCAGCTGAGTGGAGGCAGCAGACACACGATTATCTGGGCAGAATCAGTTGGGGCAGGGGCCTGGGAGGGCCCCATGGGCCAAACCCTGAGGTCACAGGAGGGGGCCCAAAGCGGGGCTAGTGAGTGAGGTCCTGAGTGAGTGGGTCAGCGGCTGGGCCCCTTTCTCCAGCTGCCTGTAGCCCCTCCAATACTGCTGCCAGGGGGGCCCGCCTCCAGGGAAATGGATAAGAAAGCAGCCTGCCCCTGCTGCAGACAGAGCCAGGTGGCTAAGGCCAGGAAGGAAGGCCCGGCCAGGCCTTGCCACCTGCCCCCAGAGGCCTGTGGGAAAAGGACAGGTCAGGAAGGGTGGGGACAGGGGCTCGACCGGCTCAGATCCAAGATGGTGCCACACTTGCTTGCTGAGTCCCCCATGAGCTGGGGTACTGCACTGGGGCCAGCGACTAGTTAGACAGGAGGCAGCAGCTTCTCAAGAAATTCCTTCACAGCTGCCATCTCCTGAGGGGATTAAGAGGGGATCACGAGAGGCACCTGGCTGGAGGCAGCGAAGTGGGAGTGGGAAATGGTCCCCCCACTGACCTGAGGACAGGAGCTGTGCATGACACCCGGGTATGTCTTGAACTGGACCCTGGCAGGTGTGACAACAGACCGGAGCTTCTCAGCCGTCAGGGCCCCAAACCGTACGGGCACCATGGGGTCCAGCTCCCCATGGCACTGGAGTATGGCCAGGTCCTTGGCACTGCCATTAGCTGCCTGGGGGCCGGACAGGACTCAGGGCAAAGCTAGTGCTGCAGCAGTCCCCAAGCCACGAGGATGCAGACACAAAGGGCGGGGGGGGTCAGTGGGGACATTCACCTGGGGGAAGGCCCGGTGCAGAGGCAGCCAGCAGCTCAATGCCACGATGCCAGCCAGAGGGTGGGGGCAGGTGAGGGCCGTGTAGAGGGACAGGGCCCCGccctggagggaggagagagaggggtcATGAGGGCACAGCTCACTCACCGGCCACCCCTaccccctaccccccacccctctcccctCACCTGTGAAAAGCCTCCCAGGACGATTCGATTGGCAGGGATCCCGTTCTTCATTTCATGCTCAATCAAGGCCTTGACTGGGGGGAGGGGGCATGAGTGGGTAGAGGGAAGCTGCCAAGGGGCCCAATAAGGGAGCCAGGCTGAGGAACCGCCCAGCACTTTCCTgggggggcaggggaaggaggatgtggaggaggggctggggtcttACTGTTCTCTGCTGCCTTCTTGATGCCAGCCTCGTCCTCTGGGGCATCTGGACTCAGCCCCATCAGGTCAAACCTTGGGAGTAGAGGTACTGGCAGCTATAGAAAACCCCAGCCAGCCCCCTGTGGCTCCCTCAGCCCAAGTGTCCTCgtccccctgcccacccccactcccaaacTCACCAGGAGGGCATCACCATCTTCATGTTGAGGGTCACAGGGATCCTAGGCCTGGGGAAAGAGAGCCAGAGGGCCCATCATGCTCAGGAGGAATGAGGAGGCCAGAGCTCAGAGCCCGGAGTGGGGCCGCGCCGCCCCTGGTGGCCCCTCCCAGCAGGCAGGGCCTGTGTTTAAGGTGTTGCCAGGCAACCTGCCACGTGGGGCTGGAGGCTGTGGTTGGGGCAAAGCGCCAGCAATGGAGAAGCAGAGCCCAGCGCTTGGTGTGACGAGGTCCCAGGTAGTCGGTGAGTACTTGGGGAAGGGGCAAAGGGAGGTGTGGGTTCTAGGAGAGCTCAGGTCTAGGAGGCCCTAGGGCTGGGGGCTGGTGCTGGACCCCACTCCTGGGGGCTCCACAGGAGCTAAGGCTGAAAATGCCACTTCTGACTGCCCTGAGCCCAAGCCCAGGATGCAACTGACAGGAGAGAACAGGCCTGGGATGACAGGACCACCCCCAGATgatccccagcctcagcccctcccTTGCTGGGGTGACACTCACGCATGGGGACAGATGTACTTGACGTGAGGGAGCCGGATGGTGGAGAGGGCGTCAGCCCAGCTGTGCCTGTAGGAGGGACAGGAGAAAAGGCTCCGATGTGGTAGGAAGAGAAGGCCTCTCCAGTCCGCTGCTGGGCCAGGACCCCTCCTTAAGGAGCACCCCTCCTCAGTCACTTACCCTGTGTCTCCAAGTCCATGTAAAAAAATAACCTGGAAAAAGATGGGAAATGGGGAGACAGGAAGGCTTCCCCTAGGTCCTCCAACTTCTGcccacccctccccaacccccaaggACCTGGGGGAACCCAGGTAGCAGCCAAACAGGTTACTACCCCGAGCCTGCTGGCCTCAGGATACTCCCTGCTCATCACTGCCACCTCCATTTTCCCACACCCCCTCCAGCCGGTCCTCCAGCTGCTCCCACAGTGTCTGGCCGTGGGTGAAAGGGGACCCTTACCGCGGCCGTTTCCCGCTCAGCTCCAGACACAGTGGCAGCATCGGTGAGCAGGGGCACAGACATGGTGTtaccacacatacaccacacggCTCCACGGCGGGGGCCTGCACACATCGGGGCGGCAGTCAAGAGCAAAACCAGGCACAGGACACACTCCTGGCCCAAGAGGCCACCAGGCCATCAGCCCCACACAGCACCCAGGTTCTGTCCTGGGCACAAAGAATAGTCAAGCAAGAAGTCCCAGGGCACAGGAGAAGGAAGTCTGCCTCAGTTCCAGGGCTGAAAAGCAGAGACAGCCTCCCTAGTGGCCCAGAACATGTGTCTCTGGTTCTGGCCCAACCATAGGACCTGAGCTTGCTGGAGACAGGCAGAGGCAGGGCATAGGGACTGTAGGGCAGGGGGCAGAGGGGACGCAGCGGCACGCCTGCTTCATTCCCCCTCTAACTCCTCGGGGGTGAGtgccttccccctcctctccaaTCATCCCTGGGTCCCTGCCTCCCCAACTCCGGGCCCTAtgggaaatggagagaaaaatgcCAGGGAAAGGAGCTTCCATCCCCTACTCAGTGCCGCCTCCAACCCCCATCTCAACCtccccccacccagcccccaTCCAGCCTTCACAGCAGTTTCTGGCCCATCCATTCCCAGACCCCCAGGGGGCTGCCCATGTCCCCAGAAAGCGTAAGAACTCCACCCACCCCCAAACTGGTGCTCCACGCCCCCCTAAACGGAGCtacctgctgctgctgccactgacTGCAAACGAGCCCCGGCTTGACCACGCTCTGGGACTCCCAAACACACAAAAGAATGTCAGGCTGGCTGGCCCCTCCCCATCCTCGGCGTCCTCCAAACTCGCCGGAAGCTTCCACTACCTGCCTCAAGTGCCTGCCCACCCCTCCCAACTGGCCTCACCTTCCATCTCTGACCCCTGAGGGCAGCTCCCCACAATGGGATCGTTCACCTGTGACCCGGGGTTCCTCTTCCCATGGGGAATGCACCTCCTGCCCTGAGCTGCGATTCCCTTCCTTCTCCACCGTGGGGACTTGCACCTCCCGCCCAGGCTCCCTCCTCGGAGGGGTGCCTTCCCCCTgacctgtctctctctctacaccTTGAGAACTTCCACCCTGACCCAGGATCTCCCGCTCCCCACAATGGGAACTTCTGTTCTGACCAAAGGTCACCCTACCCAGTGAAATTTTCTACCCTGAACCAGGACTCCCACCTGCCCACAATGAAGCTTTGTACCTTTGACTCTGGGGAAGCCCCCGCCCCACAATGGGCTCTTCTACTTCCGACCCTTAAGTCTGTCTCTTTATACTCAGACACCCCCTTGCCTAGCCCCGCTCCACTCCCGAAGTCCCCAAGACTGGACAGCGCCTTCGcacctcactccccacccccattccccCCATCGCGGTTCCCCCTCCCCGCTCTCCGGGACCCTCCCGAGGCCAACCTCCCCCTACACGCCCATCCTCCGCAGCCGCCGGCTGGGTACCTCCACTCCCTGGGACTTCCGAGGCCGCTTGGGCGATTCTCCTCTTTCTCCCGCAGACACACACTCTTCCCCTTCGGCCGCCCCCGCCGGAACTTCCGTTCGAGTCCCGGGAACCCAGCCATCGCGCTGCCGGAAGTAGCCTGGCCGACAGTACGGAACCCGGAAGCGGGGACCCGGCTTCGCTGGATAGAAGCTGCCATGTTGGAGGCGGCGGGGCTACTCCCTGTCATTCAGCCGCGCAGTCGCTGGGTTCTCACCCGCTCCCACCTTGTAGATTCGAGACAGGGCACCCAAGACTCCCACTTGCTACCACCACCCATGCGCCTCCTGGAGGAGGGCCGACCGGAAGGAGAGGCATCCCTCACACTATTGTTTGCATAAACTTTACCACCTTCCCATCCTCATGGGACACACCTCTTAAGGCCTCGGGTGTCTGCCACTGGCTTTCATGCCCTATTCCAGGATCATGAATGGAATGACACACTCTGAACCGAAGAGACCTTACAGATCATCTAGTTCTCCAGCCTtgaagatggggaaactgaggctcaaggaagGCATGTAAACAGCAACCTCGGGATTCCATTTAAATTCTGCCTCTCTGGATCTGCTTCCTGAGATATAAAATAGTAATAACCACCCTGCCTCCTTCACAGCTTTGTTGGTAGGCTTAAATGAGGTTGTGTGAACATGGTTTATACAGTAAAATCACAGTGTGAGGTGTTAACCACGCAAAAAAGGACCTAGGAAAAATACAAAGGCCGTATCAGGAGAGCTGGACAGGCACTGGCGGTGTTAGCGCTGCCCTTCACAAGCAATGTCATGCAGACAGTGCACAAAACGCTGCCATCAAGCTAAAGTGGAAATAGGTATCAGGGACCACAGAAAAGTCAGAAGGCAGGCAAACTGAGTTGAAGGAGCATGTCCCTGAGAATGTGTGGGGATCTGCAAATAGGAAATGAGTCACACTTGCCCCTCAGCCGCTTAGGACTCACTCTCCCAGCCTAACCTATAGTTTTCtttgaacagaaagaaaacagtacagccgggcgcggtggctcactcctgtaatcccagcactttgggaggctgaggcgggcggatcacgaggtcaggaaatcgagaccatcctggctaacacggtgaaaccccgtctctactaaaaatacaaaaaattagcctggcgctgtggcgggcgcctgtagtcctagctactcgggaggctgaggcaggagaatggcgtgaacccgggaggcggagcttgcagtgagccaagatagtgccactacactccagcctgggcgacaaagcgagactgtgtctcaaaaaaaaaaaaaaaagaaaagaaaagaaaaagaaaacagtacaaaGTTGGAAGCTCAACAAAGCACTTTCCCCCAGGCCCAGAGGCACTTTGGTCCTAAGTACTCAACAGGTCAGGGAGCCTACAATACCAGGATTCGGGGCAGGAAAGCTTTGAGCCTA
This genomic window contains:
- the GALE gene encoding UDP-glucose 4-epimerase isoform X1; its protein translation is MAEKVLVTGGAGYIGSHTVLELLEAGYLPVVIDNFHNAFRGGGSLPESLRRVQELTGRSVEFEEMDILDQGALQRLFKKHSFMAVIHFAGLKAVGESVQKPLDYYRVNLTGTIQLLEIMKAHGVKNLVFSSSATVYGNPQYLPLDEAHPTGGCTNPYGKSKFFIEEMIRDLCQADKTWNAVLLRYFNPTGAHASGCIGEDPQGIPNNLMPYVSQVAIGRREALNVFGNDYDTEDGTGVRDYIHVVDLAKGHIAALRKLKEQCGCRIYNLGTGTGYSVLQMVQAMEKASGKKIPYKVVARREGDVAACYANPSLAQEELGWTAALGLDRMCEDLWRWQKQNPSGFGTQA
- the GALE gene encoding UDP-glucose 4-epimerase isoform X2, whose translation is MAEKVLVTGGAGYIGSHTVLELLEAGYLPVVIDNFHNAFRGGGSLPESLRRVQELTGRSVEFEEMDILDQGALQRLFKKHSFMAVIHFAGLKAVGESVQKPLDYYRVNLTGTIQLLEIMKAHGVKNLVFSSSATVYGNPQYLPLDEAHPTGGCTNPYGKSKFFIEEMIRDLCQADKTWNAVLLRYFNPTGAHASGCIGEDPQGIPNNLMPYVSQVAIGRREALNVFGNDYDTEDGTGVRDYIHVVDLAKGHIAALRKLKEQCGCRIPYKVVARREGDVAACYANPSLAQEELGWTAALGLDRMCEDLWRWQKQNPSGFGTQA
- the GALE gene encoding UDP-glucose 4-epimerase isoform X3, with the translated sequence MDILDQGALQRLFKKHSFMAVIHFAGLKAVGESVQKPLDYYRVNLTGTIQLLEIMKAHGVKNLVFSSSATVYGNPQYLPLDEAHPTGGCTNPYGKSKFFIEEMIRDLCQADKTWNAVLLRYFNPTGAHASGCIGEDPQGIPNNLMPYVSQVAIGRREALNVFGNDYDTEDGTGVRDYIHVVDLAKGHIAALRKLKEQCGCRIYNLGTGTGYSVLQMVQAMEKASGKKIPYKVVARREGDVAACYANPSLAQEELGWTAALGLDRMCEDLWRWQKQNPSGFGTQA
- the LYPLA2 gene encoding acyl-protein thioesterase 2 isoform X2, with the protein product MCAGPRRGAVWCMCGNTMSVPLLTDAATVSGAERETAAVIFLHGLGDTGHSWADALSTIRLPHVKYICPHAPRIPVTLNMKMVMPSWFDLMGLSPDAPEDEAGIKKAAENIKALIEHEMKNGIPANRIVLGGFSQGGALSLYTALTCPHPLAGIVALSCWLPLHRAFPQAANGSAKDLAILQCHGELDPMVPVRFGALTAEKLRSVVTPARVQFKTYPGVMHSSCPQEMAAVKEFLEKLLPPV
- the LYPLA2 gene encoding acyl-protein thioesterase 2 — protein: MCGNTMSVPLLTDAATVSGAERETAAVIFLHGLGDTGHSWADALSTIRLPHVKYICPHAPRIPVTLNMKMVMPSWFDLMGLSPDAPEDEAGIKKAAENIKALIEHEMKNGIPANRIVLGGFSQGGALSLYTALTCPHPLAGIVALSCWLPLHRAFPQAANGSAKDLAILQCHGELDPMVPVRFGALTAEKLRSVVTPARVQFKTYPGVMHSSCPQEMAAVKEFLEKLLPPV